A stretch of the Thiocystis violascens DSM 198 genome encodes the following:
- a CDS encoding threonine/serine ThrE exporter family protein, protein MRAGTLMAAAGTGAYRVKEEMNRVGTALGLDAVHAEVTLNTVIATCLRQGQSHTLVGTIPAVSVNAGRIVEMEALALNTPPDTSVEDFNRRLDAIARQPARYGPFTTALAALVACAAFCFLNHGGWVECLGVAVGAGAGQFLRATLARYRLNQLGVTLMAGATACLLYLGGTGLLMSLGVPSARHAAGYTSAVLFLIPGFPLITAALDLARLDFTAGISRLTYAILVITVAAISAWLVAELVHLIPLRAPELNLPRSTLLLLQLLASFCGVFGFAIMFNTPLRMALAAAFIGMLANTLRLYLVDMQWPLQVAAPIATLLVGLLAAGVSRWMRCPRIVLSVPPVLIMIPGTTAYQALVYANQDMPMEAITNAYEAMFIVAGIAIGLSIARMLTDRAWVFEGRLPGAASR, encoded by the coding sequence GTGCGCGCCGGAACGCTGATGGCGGCGGCAGGCACCGGCGCCTATCGCGTCAAGGAAGAGATGAACCGGGTCGGCACTGCGCTGGGTCTGGACGCCGTCCATGCCGAGGTGACGCTCAACACGGTGATCGCAACCTGCCTGCGTCAGGGCCAGAGTCATACGCTGGTCGGGACCATTCCCGCCGTGAGCGTCAATGCCGGGCGGATCGTCGAGATGGAGGCGCTGGCGCTGAACACGCCACCGGACACGAGCGTCGAGGACTTTAATCGACGGCTCGACGCCATCGCTCGCCAGCCCGCCCGCTACGGACCTTTCACGACCGCGCTGGCGGCGCTGGTCGCCTGCGCGGCCTTCTGCTTTCTCAATCACGGGGGCTGGGTCGAGTGTCTGGGGGTGGCCGTCGGGGCGGGCGCGGGACAATTCCTGCGCGCGACCCTGGCCCGCTATCGGCTCAATCAGCTCGGCGTCACCCTCATGGCGGGGGCGACGGCCTGTCTGCTCTATCTGGGGGGCACGGGACTCCTGATGAGTCTCGGGGTGCCTAGCGCGCGGCATGCCGCCGGCTATACCTCGGCGGTGCTCTTCCTCATCCCCGGCTTTCCGCTCATTACCGCCGCGCTGGATTTGGCGCGTCTGGATTTTACCGCGGGGATTTCGCGCCTGACCTATGCGATCCTGGTGATCACGGTGGCGGCGATCAGTGCCTGGCTGGTTGCCGAATTGGTCCATCTGATTCCGCTGCGGGCGCCCGAACTGAATCTGCCGCGGTCGACACTCCTGCTGTTGCAGTTGCTCGCCAGCTTCTGCGGCGTCTTCGGTTTCGCCATTATGTTCAACACACCGCTGCGCATGGCGCTGGCGGCGGCGTTCATCGGCATGCTGGCCAATACGCTGCGTCTCTATCTGGTGGATATGCAGTGGCCGTTGCAGGTGGCCGCGCCGATCGCGACCCTGCTGGTCGGCCTGCTGGCGGCCGGGGTGTCGCGCTGGATGCGCTGTCCGCGCATCGTGCTATCCGTGCCCCCCGTCCTTATCATGATTCCAGGGACGACGGCCTATCAGGCGCTGGTTTACGCCAATCAGGACATGCCCATGGAGGCGATCACCAATGCCTACGAGGCCATGTTCATCGTCGCCGGCATTGCCATCGGGCTGTCGATCGCGCGGATGCTGACTGATCGTGCCTGGGTGTTCGAGGGCCGACTACCCGGCGCGGCTTCCAGGTAA
- a CDS encoding DUF6573 family protein, whose protein sequence is MSLSPLFNRMDPIHVYSRAQAIADGVLMDVSVMAQEAGFQVPVAVTAAVWADCVAWPFQDGLQDEPGRLWDVLTMARIEARRHGNLQVVPFRVLRVPRGGAKPALTQLTLHIGPGDQAEPVITILQPGED, encoded by the coding sequence ATGTCTTTGTCTCCCTTGTTCAACCGCATGGATCCGATCCATGTCTATTCCCGTGCCCAGGCGATTGCCGACGGGGTGCTGATGGATGTCTCGGTCATGGCCCAGGAAGCGGGCTTTCAGGTGCCGGTCGCAGTGACAGCGGCGGTGTGGGCCGATTGCGTGGCCTGGCCGTTTCAGGATGGTTTGCAGGACGAACCCGGTCGGCTCTGGGATGTGCTGACGATGGCGCGGATCGAGGCCCGTCGGCACGGCAACTTGCAAGTGGTGCCGTTTCGGGTGCTGCGCGTCCCTCGGGGCGGTGCCAAGCCGGCGTTGACGCAACTGACGCTGCATATCGGCCCCGGCGATCAGGCGGAGCCGGTGATCACCATTCTGCAACCCGGAGAGGATTGA
- a CDS encoding agmatine deiminase family protein: MRRLPAEWEPQHGVMLTWPHADTDWADHLDDVETLYANLAATISRYERALIVCRDRDHAERVRGLATRAGADPARLDLGIAPSNDTWARDHGPISLLTDQTRTLLLDFRFNGWGGKFSADLDDRITGRLAASGAFGDALLETSELVLEGGAIETDGRGTLLAVTRTLVDPRRNSGRSRADIERELTARLGIRHFLWLEHGAISGDDTDGHIDTLARFCDPRTICYARCTAPDDADFAELAAMEAELKALRDPHGHPYRLIPLPCPTPILDADGARLPAGYANFLIVNDAVLLPIYGDPADAEARSILSGLFPDRDILTLDCRPLIRQGGSLHCISMQLPGAPPAPERFC; the protein is encoded by the coding sequence ATGCGCCGACTGCCCGCCGAATGGGAGCCCCAACACGGGGTCATGCTGACCTGGCCACATGCCGACACCGACTGGGCGGACCACCTGGATGACGTGGAGACGCTCTATGCCAATCTTGCCGCCACCATCAGCCGTTACGAAAGGGCTCTGATCGTCTGCCGGGATCGCGATCATGCCGAACGCGTGAGGGGTCTGGCAACCCGGGCAGGCGCGGATCCCGCGCGGCTGGATCTCGGCATTGCCCCGAGCAACGATACCTGGGCGCGCGACCATGGCCCCATCAGTCTCCTGACCGATCAGACGCGGACCCTGCTGCTGGATTTTCGCTTCAACGGCTGGGGCGGCAAGTTCAGCGCCGACCTGGATGACCGGATCACCGGACGTCTGGCCGCGTCCGGCGCCTTCGGCGATGCACTCCTGGAAACCAGCGAGTTGGTGCTCGAAGGCGGCGCCATCGAGACCGACGGCCGGGGCACCCTGCTCGCGGTCACCCGCACCCTGGTCGATCCACGGCGCAATTCCGGCCGTTCACGCGCGGACATCGAACGCGAACTCACCGCCCGACTCGGCATCCGTCATTTTCTCTGGCTGGAACATGGCGCCATCAGCGGCGACGATACCGACGGACACATCGACACACTCGCCCGCTTCTGCGATCCTCGGACCATCTGTTACGCCCGCTGCACCGCACCGGATGATGCGGATTTTGCCGAACTCGCCGCGATGGAAGCGGAATTGAAGGCGCTGCGCGATCCCCATGGCCATCCCTATCGGTTGATTCCCCTCCCCTGCCCCACGCCGATTCTCGACGCGGACGGCGCGCGACTCCCGGCGGGTTACGCCAACTTCCTGATCGTCAATGACGCAGTGCTGCTTCCGATCTATGGCGATCCGGCGGATGCCGAGGCCCGGTCAATCCTGAGCGGTTTGTTCCCCGACCGCGACATCCTGACGCTCGACTGCCGCCCGCTGATCCGCCAGGGCGGCAGTCTGCACTGCATCAGCATGCAGCTTCCCGGAGCGCCGCCGGCACCCGAGCGTTTTTGCTAG
- a CDS encoding DUF932 domain-containing protein: protein MFPLVETMADTGQAPWHRLGQALPPKQPIEIWARQAGMDWSIREAPVCFMTERAGALVAITTVSDQKVLYRSDTHAPLSVVSERYQVVQPQEVLAFYRDLAEQSGYELETAGVLKEGKKFWALARTGQETTLKGTDRVKGYLLLATSCDGTLATTATPTTIRTVCNNTLAVAFNGSRSAIKVPHRTRFDAVAVKQPLKVAVSHWDSFLYRIKMLSERKVKNHEALHYFLQVLCQSDQPDRTVNPGLSNERALKTVQRLYEGQGRGADLAAANGTAWGLLCAVTEYVDHEKRARNHGYRLDSAWFGQGALLKQRALDKAWQLAA, encoded by the coding sequence ATGTTCCCTCTCGTTGAAACCATGGCCGATACCGGCCAAGCCCCCTGGCATCGCCTTGGACAGGCATTGCCTCCGAAACAACCGATTGAAATCTGGGCACGTCAGGCCGGCATGGATTGGAGCATCCGTGAAGCGCCGGTGTGCTTTATGACCGAACGCGCGGGTGCGCTAGTAGCGATCACCACCGTCAGCGATCAGAAAGTACTCTATCGCAGCGACACCCACGCGCCCTTGTCGGTGGTGAGCGAGCGTTACCAAGTGGTGCAACCGCAGGAGGTGTTGGCGTTTTACCGCGATCTCGCCGAACAGTCGGGCTATGAACTGGAAACGGCAGGGGTACTCAAGGAAGGCAAGAAGTTCTGGGCACTGGCGCGAACTGGCCAGGAAACGACGCTGAAGGGAACGGATCGGGTGAAGGGCTATTTGCTGTTGGCCACGTCTTGCGATGGCACACTGGCCACCACCGCCACGCCAACGACAATCCGGACGGTCTGTAACAACACCCTCGCGGTCGCCTTCAACGGCAGCCGCAGCGCCATCAAGGTACCGCACCGAACACGCTTCGATGCGGTGGCGGTCAAACAACCACTGAAGGTCGCGGTCTCGCACTGGGATAGCTTTCTGTATCGCATCAAGATGCTGTCGGAACGCAAGGTGAAGAATCATGAAGCCCTGCACTACTTCCTCCAGGTGCTGTGCCAATCCGACCAACCCGACCGCACGGTCAACCCAGGCTTGAGCAACGAGCGGGCACTGAAGACGGTGCAGCGCCTGTACGAAGGACAGGGGCGAGGCGCGGATCTCGCGGCAGCGAATGGGACGGCCTGGGGTCTGCTGTGCGCCGTGACCGAGTATGTCGATCACGAAAAACGAGCGCGCAATCATGGCTATCGTCTCGATAGCGCCTGGTTCGGTCAGGGTGCCCTGCTGAAACAACGCGCCTTGGACAAGGCATGGCAACTGGCGGCTTAA
- a CDS encoding siphovirus Gp157 family protein: MTATLKLYELSTDYLRALDALTAQEDLPPDAIADTLDGLAGAWEDKALNVARYVRNLEAEADAIADAKQRMEARAKATTHQAARLKAYLKLELERTGLTPKAPDLAVRLQKNPPSVLVEDATRLPDAYRRTETVTTILKTEIRAALKAGHSVAGARLASSTRLVIA; this comes from the coding sequence ATGACTGCGACGCTGAAACTCTACGAACTCTCGACCGACTATTTACGCGCCCTGGATGCCTTGACCGCACAAGAGGATCTGCCCCCGGACGCCATTGCCGACACCCTGGACGGACTGGCCGGGGCGTGGGAAGACAAGGCGCTCAATGTCGCCCGCTATGTGCGCAACTTGGAAGCGGAAGCCGACGCCATCGCGGACGCGAAGCAGCGCATGGAGGCGCGCGCCAAGGCCACGACCCATCAGGCCGCCCGGCTCAAAGCCTATCTGAAGCTGGAACTGGAACGGACGGGATTGACCCCGAAAGCGCCGGATCTGGCGGTGCGCCTGCAAAAAAATCCGCCCTCGGTGCTGGTGGAGGATGCCACGCGCTTGCCCGATGCCTACCGGCGCACCGAGACGGTGACGACCATTCTGAAGACCGAGATTCGCGCGGCACTCAAGGCCGGTCACAGCGTGGCCGGTGCCCGTCTGGCGTCATCGACGCGGTTAGTGATCGCGTAA
- a CDS encoding PAS domain S-box protein encodes MTTHHPGPGVSVSAVRRALLTALLAAAAVAANAFPLPLFLGVDLLFGSVVALLTLVWLGFVPALLVAAAGGVYTLLLWGHPYALIIFVAEIAVIGGLRELARRRGRSAPPLAVASVVFWLLVGLPLVLLFYRLGLGLNGSQTLLIALKQPLNGILNAALASLILLLVALARQPRGGMPIADFFFATLLTAILLPGLLIATSDNAAPLIDRAQLAVMEAMETLTFLMLIALLVAWIGSRHLSRLLQSLNASARHLPVAIRDRAPWIAPPADLFVETDQLLTTLAVIADSLDASFRAIEHERANFRAFFDSMDDLIFVMTPEGRILDVNSSVERKLDYRAEELAGMSIMALHPAEQSQDCEGHLAALRVGKRDTCFLPLVTREDARIPVAARIWRGQWNGQDCLFGVAKDLTDEMAVRDELRAERDLFSAGPVREARGQVVESRGYLFDQSHLRETQQALARERQRLTNVIDGTRLGTWEWNLETDAVVFNEHWAGLCGYRLAELAPTSLATWRQLAHPDDLLVSEERVAAHLSGRSDRYVCELRMRHRDGHWVWVRDEGRVVARDAAGRPRIFAGTHTDISERQSAKLELKRRELLDRLLVDLAGELVNLPPAGLDSFIARSFGRFGRHLDRAFVCLVDEGTDTLSKTHEWTAADVTPRHAHGQRTPQADFPILLQQLRANEPVSLHNVSELPADWRDECARLASPETRSLLLMPMIHANRLLGIIGLDAVRLPHRWSINKREFLRVYSNLLVGALLRERTDLKLRESLAHYDRLAEQTRSVAWEVDAQGLYTSVSPLVELVLGWQPGELVGKRHFYELAPAADRATIQRQGLDVFARHALLQDFVNLAEHRDGRRVWLLTHGQPFFGADGELLGYRGTSQDITARQETLARLAASEQRLRTVFDHAPMGIAIPDRERRFVYVNHAYARLLGRARIELIGQPIDPMIYEDDRAETDRLFAELLSGQRDSYRMNRRYVRPNGEIVWGDLRVTLMPGEAGESPLPVGIVEDITEKLVAQADNKRLQHELESARERETIGHLASGIAHDFNNLLGVVDANLYYLSDSLSGEGADPEIAEILGETRSALGHAKIITAGMLSLSRAGGIPRERVALSQVFEELTAILRQLLPSVLDVRIWTEAGLFASSNGAFLQATLLNLVLNARDAMPDGGQLSLEACLVSAAPVFPPRLGEAPSGAHLEIRVSDTGHGMRPETLERIFEPLFSTKAKQRGHGLGLFMVQEFVTRTGAALAVASRLGEGSEFRLWLPIDASAPAAPLELNHTPPMTGLGAVPRVLLVEDDPRVRESVGRLLTANGIRFAAAEHGAAGLERLRQEPDFDLVLSDIAMPVLDGIDLFQTLACERPDLPVILMTGQELQPIRLDADERWPSILPKPLDPDRLMHAIRDALYRSDSAPVWDAS; translated from the coding sequence ATGACCACCCACCATCCTGGACCTGGCGTCTCGGTCAGCGCCGTGCGTCGCGCACTGTTGACGGCGCTGCTCGCGGCCGCGGCGGTGGCCGCGAATGCCTTTCCGCTCCCGCTCTTCTTGGGGGTCGATCTGCTGTTTGGCTCCGTGGTGGCGCTCCTGACGCTGGTCTGGCTCGGGTTTGTCCCCGCCCTGCTGGTCGCCGCCGCAGGCGGCGTCTACACCCTGTTGCTGTGGGGGCATCCCTATGCGCTGATCATCTTCGTCGCCGAGATCGCGGTCATCGGCGGGCTGCGCGAGCTTGCCCGGCGGCGCGGACGGTCAGCGCCGCCGCTGGCCGTCGCCAGCGTGGTGTTCTGGCTGCTCGTCGGCCTGCCGCTGGTGCTGTTGTTCTATCGTCTCGGACTCGGCTTGAACGGGTCGCAAACCCTGCTGATCGCCCTGAAGCAACCGCTCAACGGCATTCTCAACGCGGCCCTGGCGAGCTTGATCCTGCTGTTGGTCGCGCTGGCTCGCCAACCGCGCGGCGGGATGCCGATCGCCGATTTTTTCTTCGCCACCCTGCTGACCGCCATCCTGCTGCCGGGGCTCCTGATCGCCACCTCCGACAACGCGGCCCCCTTGATCGACCGTGCCCAACTGGCCGTGATGGAGGCGATGGAGACGCTGACGTTCCTGATGCTGATCGCCCTGCTCGTCGCCTGGATCGGTAGCCGCCATCTGTCGCGTCTGTTGCAGTCTCTGAACGCCAGCGCGCGCCATCTGCCGGTGGCGATCCGCGATCGCGCGCCCTGGATCGCGCCGCCAGCGGATCTGTTCGTCGAAACGGACCAATTGCTAACCACGCTGGCCGTGATCGCCGACTCGCTGGACGCCAGCTTCCGTGCGATCGAACACGAGCGGGCTAATTTCCGCGCCTTTTTCGACAGCATGGACGATCTGATCTTCGTGATGACGCCCGAGGGTCGGATTCTCGATGTCAACTCGTCCGTCGAACGCAAGCTCGATTATCGCGCCGAGGAGCTGGCGGGGATGTCGATCATGGCGCTCCACCCGGCGGAGCAGAGTCAGGATTGCGAGGGGCATCTGGCCGCGCTGCGAGTGGGCAAGCGCGACACCTGCTTCCTGCCCTTGGTGACCCGGGAGGACGCCCGGATTCCGGTCGCCGCGCGGATCTGGCGCGGGCAATGGAATGGCCAGGATTGTCTGTTCGGCGTTGCCAAGGATCTCACCGACGAAATGGCGGTACGCGACGAATTGCGCGCCGAGCGCGATCTGTTCTCCGCCGGGCCGGTGCGCGAGGCGCGCGGGCAGGTGGTCGAGAGTCGCGGCTATCTGTTCGACCAGAGCCATCTCCGGGAAACTCAACAGGCGCTCGCGCGCGAACGCCAGCGCCTGACCAATGTCATCGACGGCACCCGCCTGGGCACCTGGGAGTGGAACCTGGAGACCGACGCGGTGGTGTTCAACGAGCACTGGGCGGGGCTCTGCGGCTATCGGCTCGCGGAGTTGGCGCCGACCTCGCTCGCGACCTGGCGACAACTGGCGCATCCCGACGATCTCCTGGTCAGCGAGGAGCGAGTGGCCGCGCACCTGAGCGGTCGGTCCGACCGGTATGTCTGCGAACTGCGGATGCGCCACCGCGACGGTCACTGGGTCTGGGTGCGCGACGAGGGACGCGTGGTCGCGCGCGATGCCGCGGGTCGGCCACGGATCTTCGCGGGCACCCATACCGACATCAGCGAACGCCAATCCGCCAAGCTCGAACTGAAACGGCGCGAGTTGCTGGATCGCCTGCTGGTCGATCTGGCTGGCGAACTGGTCAACCTGCCGCCGGCTGGACTCGATTCCTTCATCGCGCGTTCATTTGGGCGCTTCGGCCGCCATCTCGACCGCGCCTTTGTCTGTCTCGTCGACGAAGGGACCGACACCCTGAGCAAGACCCATGAGTGGACAGCCGCCGACGTGACGCCACGACACGCGCACGGTCAGCGCACGCCGCAGGCGGATTTCCCGATCCTTCTCCAGCAACTGCGCGCCAATGAACCAGTGAGCCTGCACAACGTGTCCGAGTTGCCCGCGGACTGGCGCGACGAATGCGCCCGGCTCGCATCTCCGGAGACGCGCTCGCTCTTGCTGATGCCCATGATCCACGCCAATCGGTTGCTTGGGATCATCGGTCTCGACGCGGTGCGTCTGCCGCATCGCTGGAGCATCAACAAGCGCGAGTTTCTGCGGGTGTATTCCAATCTGCTAGTCGGCGCGCTCCTGCGCGAGCGCACCGATCTCAAGCTGCGCGAGAGTCTTGCGCATTACGATCGGCTCGCGGAACAGACTCGCTCCGTCGCCTGGGAGGTTGACGCGCAAGGGCTTTATACCTCTGTCAGTCCGCTGGTCGAGCTGGTACTCGGGTGGCAACCGGGCGAACTGGTCGGAAAACGCCATTTCTACGAGCTGGCGCCCGCCGCCGACCGCGCGACGATCCAACGGCAAGGGCTCGACGTCTTCGCCCGTCACGCACTGTTGCAGGATTTCGTCAATCTCGCCGAGCATCGCGACGGTCGGCGGGTCTGGCTGCTCACCCACGGTCAGCCGTTTTTCGGCGCGGATGGCGAACTGCTGGGCTATCGCGGCACCAGTCAGGACATCACCGCGCGGCAAGAGACGCTCGCCCGGCTCGCCGCCAGCGAGCAGCGTCTGCGCACCGTCTTCGACCATGCTCCGATGGGGATCGCCATCCCGGATCGGGAGCGCCGCTTCGTCTATGTCAATCACGCTTATGCCCGTCTGCTGGGCCGCGCGCGCATCGAACTGATCGGTCAGCCGATCGACCCCATGATTTATGAGGACGATCGGGCCGAGACCGATCGGCTGTTTGCCGAACTCCTATCGGGCCAGCGCGACAGCTATCGTATGAATCGGCGTTATGTCCGTCCCAATGGCGAGATCGTCTGGGGCGATCTGCGGGTTACGCTGATGCCGGGGGAAGCGGGCGAATCGCCGCTGCCGGTCGGCATCGTCGAGGATATTACCGAAAAACTGGTGGCCCAGGCGGACAACAAGCGGCTTCAGCACGAACTGGAGAGCGCCCGCGAGCGCGAGACCATCGGTCATCTCGCCAGCGGAATCGCACATGATTTCAATAACTTGCTCGGGGTCGTCGACGCCAATCTCTATTATCTGAGCGATTCGCTGAGCGGGGAGGGCGCCGACCCGGAGATCGCCGAGATCTTGGGCGAGACCCGGAGCGCGCTCGGTCATGCCAAGATCATCACGGCGGGCATGCTCTCCTTGAGCCGGGCCGGCGGGATTCCCCGCGAACGGGTGGCGCTGAGTCAGGTCTTCGAGGAACTGACCGCGATCCTGAGGCAGTTGTTGCCGAGTGTCCTCGATGTACGGATCTGGACCGAAGCTGGTTTGTTCGCGTCCAGCAATGGCGCCTTCCTCCAGGCGACCCTGCTCAATTTGGTGCTCAATGCCCGCGACGCCATGCCCGATGGCGGCCAATTGTCGCTGGAAGCCTGCCTGGTGAGCGCGGCGCCAGTCTTTCCCCCGCGTCTTGGCGAGGCGCCGAGCGGCGCGCACCTCGAAATCCGCGTCAGCGATACCGGCCACGGCATGCGCCCCGAGACCCTGGAACGCATCTTCGAGCCGCTGTTTTCGACCAAGGCCAAGCAGCGCGGTCACGGACTCGGGTTGTTCATGGTGCAGGAATTCGTCACCCGTACCGGCGCCGCGCTCGCGGTCGCTTCGCGCTTGGGCGAGGGGAGCGAATTCCGCCTGTGGTTGCCCATCGACGCCAGCGCGCCCGCCGCGCCTCTGGAGTTAAATCACACGCCTCCCATGACCGGCCTCGGCGCCGTGCCGCGGGTATTGCTGGTCGAGGATGATCCGCGGGTTCGCGAATCGGTCGGTCGCCTGCTGACCGCGAACGGCATCCGTTTTGCCGCCGCCGAACATGGCGCCGCCGGTCTGGAGCGCTTGCGGCAAGAGCCGGACTTCGACCTGGTGCTGTCGGATATCGCCATGCCAGTGCTCGATGGGATCGACCTGTTCCAGACCCTCGCGTGCGAACGCCCGGACTTGCCGGTCATTCTGATGACCGGCCAGGAGCTGCAACCAATCCGTCTTGACGCCGACGAACGATGGCCATCGATTCTGCCAAAGCCACTGGATCCCGACCGGCTCATGCACGCGATTCGCGATGCGTTGTATCGCTCTGATTCCGCGCCCGTGTGGGATGCCTCCTGA
- a CDS encoding Bax inhibitor-1/YccA family protein encodes MANPGISVVRDAQGAISANKVLKNTYLLLSATLGFSALTAMLSIALAMPAWTYLASVIVAMVLGIFVLPRTANSASGIGVIFLVTGLLGFGLGAILTQYLALPNGPQTVGLAFGGTATIFLGLSGYALTSKRDFSFMGGFIFAGMMVVMIAIIANLFLQMPALSLAISSAIILLMSGFILFDTGRIARGEETNYIMATYGIYLSIFNIFISLLQILGIMGGDD; translated from the coding sequence ATGGCTAATCCAGGTATTTCAGTCGTCCGTGACGCCCAAGGTGCGATCTCGGCCAATAAAGTCCTCAAAAACACCTATCTACTGCTGTCCGCGACGCTGGGATTCAGCGCGCTGACCGCTATGCTGTCCATCGCGCTGGCGATGCCGGCCTGGACCTATCTGGCGTCCGTGATCGTCGCGATGGTGCTCGGAATTTTCGTTCTGCCCAGAACCGCGAATTCCGCGTCGGGCATCGGGGTGATTTTTCTGGTCACCGGTCTGCTCGGCTTTGGGCTCGGCGCCATCCTGACCCAATATCTGGCCCTGCCGAACGGACCGCAAACCGTCGGTCTCGCCTTCGGCGGAACCGCTACCATCTTCCTGGGTCTGTCTGGTTATGCCCTGACCAGCAAGCGCGATTTCAGCTTCATGGGCGGCTTCATCTTCGCCGGAATGATGGTGGTGATGATCGCGATCATCGCCAACCTCTTCCTGCAGATGCCCGCGCTGTCGCTGGCCATCTCCTCCGCCATCATTCTGCTGATGAGCGGTTTCATCCTGTTCGACACGGGCCGGATCGCGCGGGGCGAGGAAACCAACTACATCATGGCGACCTATGGCATTTACCTGAGCATCTTCAACATCTTTATCAGCCTGTTGCAGATTCTCGGAATCATGGGCGGCGACGATTGA
- a CDS encoding ATP-binding protein: MFHQAERRQAKLRLALCGPSGSGKTYSALLIARGLAPDGQIALIDSERGSGELYADLTPYDATLIEPPFSPARYIERICRAEQDGYDVLIVDSLSHAWTGEGGVLDLHDKATAASRSGNSFMAWREVTPQQTALVDAILGVNLHVIVTIRTKTAYDVVDDHKGGKKPIKIGLAPVQRDGLEYELTTVLDLAVDSHVATATKDRTSCFDGQHFVPTVGTGEVFRRWLDGGSDPLADSRQRLQALLAAVAPIDALPHLTNWWRQHRSDIALLTPADREALTACCSDRKLAILEAAHANPPPAGNGQDTDRETRGRSAMN; this comes from the coding sequence ATGTTCCACCAAGCCGAACGACGCCAAGCCAAATTGCGCTTGGCGCTCTGCGGTCCCTCGGGATCGGGCAAGACCTACAGCGCGTTACTGATTGCGCGGGGCTTGGCGCCCGACGGTCAGATCGCCCTGATCGATAGCGAACGGGGCAGCGGGGAGTTGTATGCCGATCTGACGCCCTATGATGCCACCTTGATCGAGCCGCCATTTAGCCCGGCGCGCTATATCGAACGGATTTGCCGGGCGGAACAGGACGGCTATGACGTGTTGATCGTCGATAGCCTGAGTCATGCCTGGACCGGGGAAGGCGGGGTGTTGGATCTCCACGACAAAGCGACCGCCGCCAGTCGCTCGGGCAATTCCTTCATGGCGTGGCGCGAGGTCACGCCGCAACAGACGGCCCTGGTGGATGCCATCCTGGGGGTCAACCTGCATGTGATCGTGACGATCCGCACCAAGACCGCTTACGACGTGGTGGACGACCACAAAGGCGGCAAAAAGCCGATCAAGATTGGACTGGCCCCGGTCCAACGCGACGGACTGGAGTACGAGTTGACGACCGTGCTGGATCTGGCGGTGGACAGCCATGTCGCCACGGCCACCAAGGACCGGACGAGTTGCTTCGACGGGCAACATTTCGTTCCCACGGTCGGCACCGGCGAGGTCTTTCGCCGGTGGCTGGACGGCGGCAGCGATCCGCTCGCCGACAGTCGGCAGCGGTTGCAGGCGCTGCTGGCGGCGGTCGCTCCGATTGACGCGCTTCCGCATCTCACGAACTGGTGGCGCCAACACCGCTCCGACATCGCGTTGCTGACCCCAGCGGATCGGGAAGCCCTGACCGCGTGTTGCAGCGACCGCAAGCTCGCCATCCTAGAGGCCGCTCACGCGAATCCCCCGCCCGCCGGCAACGGTCAGGACACCGACCGCGAAACCCGTGGCCGCTCGGCCATGAATTAA
- a CDS encoding ATP-binding response regulator — protein sequence MPRRHRTQARAEETLRETNRQLQDANARAKETDTGDAVLLRFEVRDTGIGIPLDKLGLLFNKSYDLVLMDVQMPVMDGLEASRHIRDPGSAVLDHAIHIIAMTANAMQGDREQCLAAGISDYIAKPVRPAALAEVLEK from the coding sequence ATGCCCAGACGTCACCGAACACAAGCGCGCGCGGAGGAGACGCTCCGCGAAACCAACCGCCAGCTTCAGGATGCCAACGCCCGCGCCAAGGAGACCGACACCGGGGATGCGGTCCTGCTGCGCTTCGAGGTGCGCGACACCGGGATCGGGATTCCGCTCGACAAGCTCGGCCTGCTCTTCAACAAATCCTATGACCTGGTGCTGATGGACGTGCAGATGCCGGTGATGGATGGACTGGAGGCATCGCGCCACATCCGCGATCCAGGCAGTGCCGTCCTCGATCATGCCATTCACATCATCGCTATGACCGCCAATGCCATGCAGGGCGACCGCGAGCAGTGCCTGGCGGCGGGGATAAGCGACTATATCGCCAAGCCGGTGCGCCCCGCGGCTCTGGCCGAGGTCTTGGAAAAATGA